GTTTTTATTTAAAGGATAAAAATGGGGTCTACTATCATTGTTATCTATGTTGATGATTTTAACATCATTGGGACATCAAATGAACTTCACGAGACGATTGAATATTTGAAAACAGAATTTAAAATGAAAGACTTGGGTAAAACAAAACTTTGTCTAGGTTTTAAAGTTGAACATTTAACTAAAGACATTTTCATCCGCCAGTCACCATATATTGAAAAGATTCTTAAACGATTTATTATGGATAAGACATATCCTCTAAGTACACCTATGGTTATATGTTCACTTGAAAAGAATAAGGATCCATTCCGCCCAAAAGAAAAAGGAAGCAGAACTTCTTGATCCTGAAGTACCATATCTTAGTATCATTGGTACACTAATGTATCTTGCCAATTGTACACGTTCTGATAATGCATTTTTTGTCAATCTACTGGCAAGACATAGTTCTGCTCCAACTTAAAGATATTGAACTGGTGTGAAACAGATTTTTTAGGTATCTTTGAGGAACAATGGATATGGATTTGTTTTATTCTAAAGAGTCAAAAGTGGAATTAGTTGGTTATGCAGTTGCATGATATAGGTCTGATCCACACAAAGGAAGATCACAAACATGTTATGTATTCACATATGGTGATACTGCAATATCTTGGCAATCTACAAAGTAGACTCTTACAGCAACTTCTTCGAAACATGCTGAATTGTTAGCACTTCATGAAGAAAAATTAATATCTTATGATATTAATAAAAAATGGAGCGACAAAGGAAGTCAATAAAGGAAGTCGTAATGTTCGAGAATTATATCTTATCATAAGATATGCTCCTTTATTGACTGAAAGACCACATATTCAAGAATCATGTGGTCTTTCAGTCAATAAAGGAAGTCGTAATGTTCTATTCGAAAATAATGGAGCATGTATCACTCAGATTAAATAAGGCTGCATCGAAGAAGATATGACAAATCACATTGATCCAATTTTTTTCACTCATGAACTTCAACAAAGGGGAGAAATTGATATATGTCAGATTCGCTCGTGTGAAAATCCGACACATTTTTTTACTAAAGCACTTCTTACATAATCCTACAAAAAATTGGTAAACAAGATTGAAATGCGTAAATTTTGAGATTTATGTTTAAATGGGGGCATACATGATATATTTCTCAAATTAAATTATGTACAACACATATACTCTTTTTCATTCACTAAAGTTTTTCTCACAAGATTTTTCCTAATAAAATTTTAACGAGGCATGATGTTAGTACATGTCATCCAAGGGGGAATATTATGTACATATATGGATAACTCTAAAATGTCCTGAAGCCTATGCCGTTAATATTTCATTCCATGTACTTAGACACTTGATTTTACAAGTCTATGACTTTTGACATTTCATTGGTTGTAACCTACAACATTAGACCGCTACATAAACCATTGTACATGTGTAAATTGTAACATAAATAAGAAAGTATCTTCTTTCTCTAAATTATATATCTCTCcttctcatatatatatataatatacaattaataatttttttcgcTAAATAAAGTGTTCACAATTATTTTTGAGCATATCTTATGATATTAATAAAAAATGTAGCGACAAATTAATATTTAAGAAAGGAAGATGAACTGCATAGAGGAAGTCGAAAATTAAGATAGAAAAATATTCGATAAATCTAAAAGGAAAAAAATTGAACAAAATTGTAATTTTTATAAAACAAACACGGAAaagaaaattaattgatttatttcttTGTACTTTTCTATGATCTTTAACAAACTAATTCTTAATATAGTAAAGTTTAAATGTTCTAGTGTATTATATGTACAAATAGAGAATTTTTTTTCTTACTTTTTATGTTtgtttaataattaaaatatattgtGTATGCCTTAAAAATATTGTGTATGATATATTTGGATGTGTATTAATGagttttataaatttattaatgaTCGAAATATATAATGTATGATATTTTTAGGGTGCATtaatgataaaaaaatattataatcatatttttaactattataataaattatatgatTCGGTTAAAAGTTAAGGTATTTTAATTAAAAAGTTAATATTACCGATCGAAAGGGATATTAAAATTGTTATTTTTGAGTGTATTTATAAATGATAACATGTCTTAATTAACAATAACATTTTTAACGGAATATAACATACATTTTTCTATCACAATTCTTTTATAATTTACTAGTTTGATAAAGATTTTAGAACTTTCAATATTTCTATTTTGAAAGTTATATTTTTGTGAAAATTGAGTGATAATAATTTGAATGCTTAATAATCTTTTAAATCTCAAACTTTGCACCAATATACTCATCAGTCCTTATAATTCATTACCGTACCTTTTTGACCCTCAAGTACTACTGAAAATGTAACGTTTTACTCTTGGACTGGCTGTTTTTTCTCCCGGTCTAAAGATAAAAAAAGCACATTTTAGGATATTCGAGGGCTGAAAAGATACGCTTATAAATTTCAGGAATTTATGAGTACACTTGTGCAAACATTGAGGCCGAAAAGGTCATTGAGCCTAATTTGAAACATTTGAAAATCATTTTCCCTCTCAAATCCACCAACACCCAAAATAATTTCATCACCCAATCCCCCTAATTTCTcaatccaaaataatttttacCCAAATCAAATATCGAGTCACTCACACACACACCAAAAATGTCAACTTTATCACTTCGCCGGAATCAAGACCGCGGCGGCGGCGGCGGAACGGCAGCCAAACCCATTACCACCGCATCGAAACCCACCAAACCCATAACCCCAATTTCAAAAGAATCAATTAAAAATGTTGGATCAGGTTCAATTAAAACATCTTCTGGTAAAGAAAACCCTAGACCCAGTTCAAGAATTAGAGCAGCTTCTGCAGCTGTGAAGCCAGTGATTAGGCCCGTGCCTCGTATCGATAAGGCTTATGCTAATTCTGATTTACGCCTCCGTCGAGCTGTTTCGAGAGGTAGGAGCTCTAGCCCTTGTGAATTTAATACTGGTTTGAGTAAATTTAGGGTTTTAGATGGTGGTAGTAGTAAGGTTTTGGATAAGGGTAGGGATTGTAATGAAATTAGGAGGAGGGGATTGAAGGAATCGAAAAGTTTGGCTGAGAATGATGTGGGGTTGGAGAAAAGTAATGATCCTGGGAAGGTTTCGGGGTTGAAATTGAAAGAAAAAGAGGTTTTGATTGAACGAAAGGAGCCGAGAAGTTTGGAGAGAAATGTGGTGGGGATGGAGAAAAGTAGTGAGCCTGGGAAGGATTTAGGATCGAAGCTGAAAAAGAGAGAAAGTTTGAGTAATCGGGGTTTGGAAAATTGTAAGGTGGGTTCGGGTGGAGTTCGAGCTAGGGGAGAATCAAGAGGGAGGGCTAGTGTTTGTTTGAGGTCTAATGAAGTGGCTGAGAATGGTGTTAAGGAGATTAGGAGGAATTCTTTGAGTAGAACAAGTGGTTTAGATGTTCCGAAAGGGAAATGTGGAAGTGAAGAAGCGATGACAGTGTCTGCTACTAAGTATCCGAGTAAATTACATGAGAAGCTTGCGTTTTTAGAAGGAAAGGTTAAGAGGATAGCGACGGATATTAAGAGGACAAAGGAGATTTTGGATTCGAATAATACAGATGCATCAAAGGTGATAATTACTGATATTCAAGAGAAGATTTCGGGAATCGAGAAGGTGATGGGCCGTGTCACTGTTGCTGAACCAAAGACGGCCGTTGATCATGCTGGTGAAAATATTCAACAAATAAATGCAGCAGAAACGAGTGTCAAAATTTCGGCTAAGGGGTTGAATACTGAGGAGCTGGAAGCAAGACTTTTTCCACACCATAAGTTACTTAGAGACAGGACATCACTAAAACAATCAGTAGGAGGAGGCTTGTCGAGAAGCTCACAAATAGGGGAGCCTAAAGTTGAGGAGACAATGAGTGTATCCAATCTGGAAGCTAAATTATCAAGTCCAATTGATGAAAAGCCTATAGTGGTGGAGTTTCTAGCTTCACTCAAGGGTGAGCAGTCAAGGAATACTATTAAAGGGGACTACAGTGCTGTCCAAGAAATGGATGGCGCTGGGAATTCGAAGGCTTATAATTCTTCAAACATTGTGATTGGAGAACAGTCAGCTGAATTAAAGCTCACGACGAGTGGAACACTTGATGAGTTTGATGATCAAGAGAACTTGCCAGCAATGATAATTGATGAAGAGACTGAAAATAATTGCATTTATCAGTTGAATATGATAGGCCATAAGTCAACAGCAGGAGGATGGTTTGTGTCTGATGGGGAGTCCGTTCTTCTTGCACATGGTGACAGCTCATGTACCTTTTATGATATTTCCCATTGTGAGGTATGCATTTTATTTGTCATATGAGTTTTGGTAAAATGAGTAAAactttttgtttttgttttaatCTGGTTTAAGCACTTGTCGGTTCTCAAAATCATACATTATCATTTTTATGTTTTAACACCCGCTGTATAAGATTATAAATGTTGAACACACCATTACTGGACTTAAACATTATACTTACATAATGCATGTTGCATACAAATCAGGAGAAAGCCGAATACAGGCCACCGGTTGGAATTCCTCCAAATATCTGGAGGGATTGTTGGATAGTTCGTGCCCCTAATGCGGATGGTTGTTCTGGAAAATTTGTTGTGGCAGCATCAGCTGGAAATACAATGGAATCAGGGTTCTGCTCATGGGACTTCTATTCGAAGGAAGTGAAAGCAATTAATATTGAGGATGGAAGGGTTAATACAAGAACAGCTCTTGCCCCTTTACCCAATAACACATTTTGCAGAAGAAATTCTCTGTCCAGCTATATGGCACCAGATAACCAGCAATGGTGGTATAAACCTTCTGGACCACTCATGGTGTCAACAGCCGGTCATCAGAGGGTTGTCAAACTTTATGATATTCGTGATGGGGAGCATATAATGAAATGGGAGGTACAGAAGCCTGTGCTGGCAATGGATTATTCAAGCCCTGTGCAGTGGAGAAACCGGGGAAAAATTGTCATAGCAGAGGCGGAAAATATATCTTTGTGGGATGTCAACTCTCAAAATCCTCAATCATTGGTGTCTGTTTCTTCACTTGGCAGAAAAATTTCAGCCCTTCATGTGAACAATACAGATGCTGAGATGGGTGGAGGAGTTAGGCAAAGGTAACACATTTTTTTGTTGCTTTATATTTTCTCAGTTGCTAGCTGCTAAAACTTACCTTATGTTCTATCAAATTGTGGTAGTTTCCAATTGGCAAAATTAAAGAATTTTGATTTTGTCTAAAATAAAACCATAAGATATCACATATCTCATGTTGTTATTAGTCTTATGTATTTTAGTATCATAACTTACTCTCAATGACAAATACCAAAATAGGAAGAAAAAGAACTCTGTGGTAATATTTGTGATATTGTATCTGTACATGATTATGGTCTATATTTCTCGGAATCTTCACTTAGCTTGAAATACCTGTGTCGGGCACTCGACACTTAGACTTGGACACTTATTTTTGGCAAAAAAATATGTACATTTTTCAAAATCTTACCGAGTAGACACTTGGACACGTATCCATGTTGGACACTTTTAGCCGAGTTCAAGTAACATAGATTATGGTCAATTAACTCAACTGTAGAAATTTAGATACTTATGCAGCATACCTCCACCGAGGTTGAACCCTCGACCTTTTAGTAATCCGCTAGGCTAAAAGCCTTCACAGATTTTGTGATACTTATTTTTCTGATATGTGCATAGGTTGCGTACCACATGTTTCTCCTATGTTTTGTTTCATCAATACACGATTAGATACTAGATAGTGATCAATTATATCCTTTCTGGATGCATGCTATTCAATTACCTAATAGTGCAATAAATCTTATTTATTGACGCTGAGCGGTACTCGGGAATAACTAGCAGGTTGCGTTTTGATAGCTACTGATAAGTCTAATGAGTTAAACGCCTGAACATATATCTCCTTAAATCTTTTCTTTTCCTGCTCACGTCACTTGTATTTTGTTTTACCCACCCTTGATTTGAAACTTCAACTACTTAAACCCCAATTTATTTCCCTTGTTTCTCCAGTTCTTTTTTCATTAAAGCAGTGAACAGCTTAATATTAATTTCAATATCCTCATCACTGTGTCCTATACTTATACCCAGGTTTGTCAATATCTTTTGTTTATGTATTTTGTATTGCACATGCAAAGTATAATGATACATAATTACATACAAAGAACCTGCTAATTGCTTCGTTCCTTAAGTTACATCTAAGCATATCGTTTGTAGCTTTAGGAGATCTTTTGAATTCATTTATTCTTAAGATTAAACCTGTGTGAAGTGTGAACTGAGTGGGAAAGTGTGTTTCTGTGGACCAGGGGCACCACTGTTTTTGCTTGGAGGTTGAGGGTTTAAAGTCAGGGTTCAGCAGGATGAGTGTGTATGTTTACTTTTTTCTTTTCAGTAAAAAAATGGTGTGAAGATCCTCCTACTCCAGTTTTGGAGctccaa
This genomic interval from Apium graveolens cultivar Ventura chromosome 8, ASM990537v1, whole genome shotgun sequence contains the following:
- the LOC141678237 gene encoding KIN14B-interacting protein At4g14310-like, encoding MSTLSLRRNQDRGGGGGTAAKPITTASKPTKPITPISKESIKNVGSGSIKTSSGKENPRPSSRIRAASAAVKPVIRPVPRIDKAYANSDLRLRRAVSRGRSSSPCEFNTGLSKFRVLDGGSSKVLDKGRDCNEIRRRGLKESKSLAENDVGLEKSNDPGKVSGLKLKEKEVLIERKEPRSLERNVVGMEKSSEPGKDLGSKLKKRESLSNRGLENCKVGSGGVRARGESRGRASVCLRSNEVAENGVKEIRRNSLSRTSGLDVPKGKCGSEEAMTVSATKYPSKLHEKLAFLEGKVKRIATDIKRTKEILDSNNTDASKVIITDIQEKISGIEKVMGRVTVAEPKTAVDHAGENIQQINAAETSVKISAKGLNTEELEARLFPHHKLLRDRTSLKQSVGGGLSRSSQIGEPKVEETMSVSNLEAKLSSPIDEKPIVVEFLASLKGEQSRNTIKGDYSAVQEMDGAGNSKAYNSSNIVIGEQSAELKLTTSGTLDEFDDQENLPAMIIDEETENNCIYQLNMIGHKSTAGGWFVSDGESVLLAHGDSSCTFYDISHCEEKAEYRPPVGIPPNIWRDCWIVRAPNADGCSGKFVVAASAGNTMESGFCSWDFYSKEVKAINIEDGRVNTRTALAPLPNNTFCRRNSLSSYMAPDNQQWWYKPSGPLMVSTAGHQRVVKLYDIRDGEHIMKWEVQKPVLAMDYSSPVQWRNRGKIVIAEAENISLWDVNSQNPQSLVSVSSLGRKISALHVNNTDAEMGGGVRQRVSSSEAEGNDGVFCTSDSINIIDFRHPIGVGFKIPKLATSAQSVFSRGDSIYIGCTNLMSSVKKQSSSQIQQFSMRKQSLVGTYALPDSKAQNTTITQVWGNSNFVMGVCGLGLFAFDAFDDQMQSSTSDYASEVIGPDDLYSPSFDYLGSRVLLISRDRPAMWKYMS